The DNA segment TTTCATTCATTCTTTGGTCTGAGTCAGCATCAGTTAGCTGACATTGTGTTGATCAGTGCCAGAGAGCGTTAGGCTGCATGTCTCAgggaaaaatgactttttcgTGTCATCTGCAGCCCAATAATAGATCATATAGCCGTTAATAGTCATTGATTGAGTGATTCTACCATGTTAAAGGTTGTTCCTAAATCctaaatgaaagaaagaagctGCAGTTAAGAAGCTGATATTGTAAGCACTCCTGAgactttattttgttaaaaaaaaaaaaagtcctaatgATGCCCAAACTGAACACTTCAAATTCAGCGGATTTAGATCAAAATTCATGATGTGTTATGTAGCCTATGAATCATCATATTAGGGGATGTTTTTCAATCAACACTCTggactttttctttcatcttcatCTCCTGATAGCAGTCAGCAGCTCCATCTACTGGCCACAATCTGCTACAGTCAGAGAGACCAATCAGTGATCCATGATGAAATtcacaggaataaaaacaaaaagaaaaccaaacagtaAAATAGTGCACAACTTTAAACAtctttttcaacttaaaaacagacttttgagGTCCAAACTAAAAGTTAGAATCTGTCTTAATTAGACGTCACATCCAATATAGATCCTGATTGTCTGTTAGTGTATTTCTATCATTCATGAAATTGCTCTAGGAGTGATCCTTCGCCACTTTCATTGTCATTGTAACTGTAGTGTGGACTCCGCCCTCCACTTGAGTGGGAACAATCTTTAAAACTGTATAGtcatagttatagttatagttatagttatagttatcgTTCTTGGTGTGACGGCCCTGAAAATGCCTGATGAGAAGCAGTGCATGGAAAAGAGTAACTGTCATTTCTGTAACGTGTTCTCTGAATCTTCTCTCTTGCAGGAGTGAAGTTTTTCTCTTACAGCACCAGTGCAGCTAGCCTCGCCATCATGCCCCAGATCCTCCTGAAGACCGGGATAGGAGTCCAGAGCGTCATCTTGAAGGCGGCTTTCTGCGGACTCATTGGATTCTTTACCTTCCTCACTCCTGTGCTCCTCCACTTCGTCACCAAGGGCTACGTGATCCGCCTGTACCACAACCCGCACACAGACACCTACACCGCCATCACCTACAATGTCTTGCTCATGGAGAAAAAGACTGTGTTCCAGCAGAGGCAGGTCAGGATCCCTGCCGTCAGTAAGATGTTCACCACGTTCTACGCCGACAGAGTGGGGCTGCTGGTGAACCCGGACATGTTTGCTCTGCCGCATGACTACAACCACCTGATGGGCTACGATAAGCCCTTCAGCTTCAGCACAGATGACGTGGACACACCTGATAAGAGCTGAACCACTGACTGCGCACAGGCTGAAAGTTATATTAGTACTATATTAAAACTTCAAACCCCCATAGAGGACTTGTGTTCATAATtagatttccaggttttttgtcaatatttttaaGGATCTTTCATGTAATAAATTGTAACATCATCATGAGCTGTTATCGGTTTGAGATGGTTTCTTTTTGTTGGTCTCTGCAGCTGTGTCATGAGCAGGTCCACACGAAGTGCTGGATGAAGCACCTGAAAGTCACACTTGAGCAAAATCACAGATAtctcaccagaaaatgactttagtAGAAGGTTAAGTCACCTGGTAGAATACTTATTGAGTAAAAATCTTAGAGAATCTACTGCTCTGcattaatttgacaaaaaatgaaaaatccaattttcaaattttgaattcAGTGTTCCAATTTTctagttttaatttttgatatGGTAGCGTAACATGGACCACCTCGTAAAAATTTTATTTGAGCACAAAATGGGAAATCAGAAAATTGAGgtattatctgtttttatcattttagttttggaaataattatttaaaaaatatatatacatttttgtaatttattttgacattgaacactgaaattttgacatttttatggtgaCTTTTTTGGTAAATGGTTGTCTACTCACACATCCGTCAGATATGGAGCAGCATtacaaacagtgcactaaaatggTAATTTGATCCATTGGTAACAACAAATATTGATTCGTGCAGCTTCAAACTAAAGATGAAATGCCACTTAgtttatattaaccctttggaacctggatcaacatcagttttcttgttcgGACGCCTTTAACaagctgctactactactacagaCACTGGaggaaattgttttgatttcttggAAAActacatgtggaaaaaaggtaatgaccaacacaaatttcaaaaaattggtaaggtgacaagaaaactaaatttatatttatttacaactaTATTACTatatttgatataattttttattgaaaattatattacagaaaaaatgtatgcatttttaaaagaatacaagtcattttcagcacttttacGGATCAActtcttggttgtttttgttttttactttttattttttgcatattttcagataattatcttgtaacttttttcccaatttcttgatgatttttggGCAATGTCTTGtgaagttactcattgccttctccctatgtttttgaaatcaaaccagtttctAAGGGTTAATGGGTGCAGAGGTGAAgagattgacatttttcaaaaaaaatcttggagGATGTTGTTACCGAATTCCCATCCGACATCATTTTCTACATAAATGAGTATTCAGTATCTCCACTATGAAGACAAGTATCACCAGTTTGCATAATcaagataaaacattttcttatcaTCAGTAACCtttattcttaattttaaaaataatctctgCAGCAACACTAAACACAGCTATTATTAATAAATTGTATCTCAAACTaagatgtttctttgttttaaatcaacCAATGATTAGACAATATATTCCTAAATCAACACCAGCAGTGACGGACACACATAAACCGTGACCAGATTAATATCTTTCATAGCTGtaacaacacattttcaaaagtgaACAGCATTTGCGTAGCAGGTGAGCatgtcacaacaaacaaacaaaaattctcAACAtatacatttactcaaaaacgagaaaaaatgttttaacagctacacaaacaaacagaaaattgtCGCCTTATGAATGTCTTGCACAAATGCTCTTTTGAGTTGCCAAAATTTTTGGTGGCAGCTAACAAAAAGTGcttattaatgtattttgaaCCTTAGTTATCCCCTGATCCTATGCCTTCAAGCATATACTAATAACtccaatcagatttttttttattgtcaaaagcATTTAgtatcttaaccctttaacacctggatcaacatcagttttcttgtgctttgttcaggcgcctttcacaagcatttgacctcctgaaacctgaaaaattacttggatttctttttttttttttttttttaaatgggaaaaaaacataatgagcaccttgtcaataaataagtaaaaggtgaccaaAAATTATCCGAAATTTAGCTTAGGGTGACTGTTTGATATTGtccaaaaaactgtgaaaaatgtccagaaagcttcttttatatataattttttgtctcttattttaattttagtgtcacttttaactaatttcttgcaaatgcggtttggtttattttcagataattttcttgtgactttgaCAGAAAGCAAGCCAGTTTGCTTGTAAAGCTGTAGTAATAAAGTGCAGATGCAGTTGAGTCTCATGGCTTTGTTTCCACTCATCCACTGACATGACTCCCAAATAGTTTCAACATGACGTTACATTAAAAGGAGAAATACCAAGAACTTTCAACCTTCTTCTGATCTgtacatgttgtttttaagtcCTCACAGGCGTCTCCAGACTCACAAAGAAATGCCTTAAATTCAGGATTGCGGTACACATGCCACAGATATGTACGTAAGACAGACCTCCAGTCACAGCTCAgcatgagttaaaaaaaagcaccactTTTAACCAAAAATACTTGATGTTTGATTTGATCCCCATAAATCTTCTTATCATTGTCTCCACTGTGATGCTCCAGAGAGGTGTGTAAACTCAAAGAGTTACTCCAACTGGAAAGgtggtttgtttttgaaaacaactgATTTAAAGTAGCCTGGTCCATTTGTCACCGGAGCCAGTATGTGACTTGATAAGGCAGATTACCATCACAGATTTGCGCGAAACTTAAGCTATAGTTTCagaatgttgataaaacacaattgtgagatgactgcgtttccaatCCAAGGGCACGCAGGTGTGTTATGGAGCAATAACGGAAAGACAAGCTCCTTACACATGGGaacggccacgtatgagggatttctgggagctgatagtccacgatttcacagaggaattgtggattcaaaacttccagatgatcaacttttgaagagttacgtgctgcaataacagctcttgtagctcctgctgcatcatgagggagccagttcctactgacaggcatatagccatagcatcaagtgacctagaaaagcccaaaaagtgtttacattgcagtTGAAATACCACCATatgagcgtaaaaacttttttgtaataaatgggagggtttttttcttcaaaactgaCGTGTTTCAATGAGCCAGattcaatatttttagtttcaatttgtgcaaattGAGGATTTATTATTTGAGGGTCGTTACTTTCATGCAGtttagtgcattttattttgtcatttacatATGATCTGCTGGAGACATGGAGATGAGTTTAGGTGCCGGTGGTGGAGAAATTTAAGTGTTCTTTGACTTTTAGTTGACTCTACAAAACTCTTGATTCTGTGAATCCCTGCAGTTACTTTGTTAGACAAATAACTACAATATTTGTCGAggttaataaaatgtttaaggCCAAGACAACAGGAGCATGTTAGTACGCCAGGTTCTGACTTCATCTTCGGTTGACTTGACTTGTGAGTACAACGGAAACGTCCAAAGTGTGAAGTCAGTGAATGACAGAAGGCCTGGTGCTGAACAGACTGAGGCTGAAGGGACTgtggacagaggaagagagcgaaagagaagaacttgttttattttctcttatcgGCTAATGCCACTGAGGTTGTCTCCTTAATGTGGTTTCCAAGAGTCACACAGTTATCTATTTCAGTTCGTCCACCTGTTAATGCTGTGTAATTTTGATCCACTACATTCCACAAATGCAATTTATACAGAATAAGAGTGTGGATACTTACCTCTTGAGCTGTGTGGTGGAGGAGGACGAGGTTCGCACCAGCTTCTTAGAagaggacgaagaggaggagaaagagagggggactTTAGAGGACTTGGGAGGTGGGAGAATGGAGCAGTGAGAAGCCTTGGACAGGTTTAACCTAAttaagaaacacagaaaacaatcaacttcatcattttatcttattagacatttgtcataaagtgtgaaagtttgtcataattagtgtatgaattgtcataattagtgtatgaattcttgagttaaagccaaaaaatgtggtttgtgaggtaacagtgacctttgaactttgattactaaattctaatcagttcattcttgattacaaatggacatttgtgtcaaatttgaagaaaaaccctcaaggtgttcttaagatatcgagttcatgagaatgagacagatgagatcactgtgaccttgacatttgacatatgaccaccaaaatcaaataagTTCATTtctgagtcaaagtggacgttggtgccaaatttaaggaaattccctcaaggtattcCTCAGAAATCATGTTCATCAGAATGAGGCAGAGGAAGTCACTGTAgacttgaactttgacctatgaccaccaaaatcgaatcagttcattgaTTGTgtcgtttgtgccaaatttgaagaaattcccttaacgTGTTCTTGACATATCATAATCATGAAAATAAGACAGATGAGGTTACGCTGACCctaacctttgacctatgaacaccaaaatctaattataacatcattgagtccaagtggacatttgtgccaaatttgaaaaaaaaatctcttatgGTGGCCTTGAGATAtaatgttcacaagaatgagacagatgaggtcacggGGACCTTGAcccatgaccaccaaaatctaattagaacatcactgagtccaagcagatgtttgtgctaaatttgaagaaatccccacctctaaagctcattGAAAGACACCTTATATCTCATTtctttaatctgtacaaaaaaccccaagataacgcattttccttttttcagtcATTGTGCTAAGCTAACAGTTTACCTTGTTTAGCTCTCTCAAAATGACAACCTTGCTAGATTATTATGACCACATTACGCTTCAACTAAAACCCAGCCATAATCCTAATGTTACCCAAAAACAGTTCTAATGGAGTCGTAccttgaggaggaggaggctgatcTAGGTGGCCGTTTTCCTTTCAGTGCTCTGAGTTTGTCTCCCTGAGTCAGATTGCCTTCCTGAAAGTTATtctacacacatacatacacacagaaagagagaaatgcatATTATcagtatgaaaacaaaacatttttcaaaataaacctgaaaaaaatatgtagtcAATGTTGGGCTCAAGTTGGATACATCAATCACTTATGTCATATGCagtcacaataaaaagaaagttcCACCCCTCACCTCGTCCAAGCTGTATGATTTGCAGAGAGTGGTGTTGATTGACAGGTCGTCCATGCTGGAGAGCAGGTGGGACACAGCTTCATGTTTCCCTCCATCAGAGTCAGCGCCGTGAAGCTGCTGCtgacgctgctgctgcagctgctgccggCGGCTCAGTCTCTGCTGCAGGATTTTCTGTTTGGAGCGATGCACGTCACCCTGCACCCACAAACTGTGCTGCTTCCTACACACAAGACAAGATGCAAGACAAAACTGAATCGCAGAacctttttcatcattttagcAGCACACTGGGCTCTGTCTCCAGCCCCTGCTCACCTCCTGCAGGTCATGTACTCTGCTCTGACTCCCCAGACCTGCCATCCTCAAACTGTCCACCAGATGTCCTTATAGTTCTGGTTCTGGTCACTTGACATCCCCTCCCTCCTACACACCTGTCCTCACTTCCCTCATCACTCACTACATATACCAGTCCACTTCTTTTGTTCTCTTCCCAGTTCTTTCctagctgctctgtgtgttACATGTTACCTGTTCTTTTCTGCTCCTTTGACTTTAGAATCTTTGACTTGTGATCCTCTAAGGTTTTGCAGCTTCCCAATAAATCCTTGAGCTTTCCCTGTCTTAGCCTGGGAATCAAACAAATCTGCTAGctcctgttttatttgttttataaaatgtgttCTGGTACCCCTCACATTGCATTTCCACCTGACCTGGCACTGGTTTGACCAATGACAACCATTTATCTAATATGGGGCCTTTCTCAGACAATGACTTACAACTTACAGAGCCTTTGCACTGTAGGCAAAATATGcgatgacaacattttttggctTGAACACTATTGCAATGGGGACAGTTTAGACTAACTTGCATTAACGGTTTGCTCTGTCGATGTCAGGCTATTCCTGTCTGCCTCCACTGTCTGCATTTGAGTCCTCCTTCCAGTGTTGCCCATATTCACCATTGTGAcaatgggatttgttgacaaaatgcATACAGAATTACAGTGACAATGACTGACTTGCTCCTCTGATAATAGTCATTGATTGTGTGTGTCGGTGGGTGCTGAGATGAATGCTCCTGTCCTCAATATGCAGTCTTTGCTAAATGCTGTCTTTCTCAGATATTTGGTAAGGTGCTCAGATGTCCCATTCCCGCTTTTGATCCCTATTTTTGACTGCAGGGCAGCAAACTTACACATTGACCCGTATAACACTGATTGAAGCTTTTCACATGTTCGCCGCATGAACATCTTCTCACACAGAGAAACGTATGTGATCGCTCATTTGATCttggatcaaacagctgatcatctgacagacaaacagagcggcGCTTTGTCTAAATGTTCAGCGATGGAAAGTATAACTTCTTTAGATTTCAACAGACCGTTTtagttttagtcacatttaggatagatttttttgtaaataccaGAACACATCACTCCATGTCTCATCCATGTGCGTGTACGAGACTGAAACTCACTCCTCTAAGAAGTTCTGCTGGGGACCGATGATGGATCCAGGCCGGCAAATTCGGATCCATGCAATGGCCTCAGCTGCAGTGAACCGGAAGTGCTTCATCAGgtagcagccaatcagagtgccTGTACGACCCAGGCCCGCTGTGATTggatcaaatgtttaaaaaaagaaggttaGGAGATACcagtttaaaagaaatgaagacaAAGTTTAACAACACACTACTCTCTACACATTGTATGATTATCTGTCAGATGCAATGTCTTTGACAATAGACTACTACTAAAATATAGATGTGGTGGCAAAGATGCTAGAAATTCtaagaaatttaaagaaaaatgtttttgaagaacattATGACGTCAACGAAGTTGACTTTTAACCTTTTGGACATAAAAATAGCATCCCTTTACCATTTTATACCatcagacatttgtgtaaaattttgtcagAATCGAATTGAATTGAAATAGATGACGTCTTGTTGTGTtgtggaaaacagtttttcggAGGTCATAGAGACCTACGATGACCAGGAcattatcagttcatcctttgaggaaattcctttgCCTtctttacaagaatgagacaatcACAAGGTTACAGTGatattgacctttgaccaccaaaatcatatcacttcatctttttatttatgtgaacatttgtgccaattttgagGCTCTTCCCTCAAGGCCCTCTTGAgctattgcattcacaagaatgagacagacgcaaggtcacagtgcccttgacttttgacaaccaaaatctatgCAGTACATCGTTTTGTCCAAATGGACGAATTtgctgaatttgaagaaatcccttCATGGTGTTGttaatctaaaatctaaaaagtcCTCTGTTGAGTCCAGGGGAACGTCTGTGCCACATTTgcagaaattccctcaaagtgatcttgagatatcatgttcacatgaattggacagacagatgaaaaCTCCGGCCACAGCTGTCACCGGCATGAAAACGTTTAAAAAGTCAGTTCACACACATCCACTTATACCTTTACAGTGTACAGCTACAGCTCCTTCGGTACTTTCACACACGTGCAGGAAGCGCCTGATGATGAGGTCGGAGGGCGTGGTCCCATCCAGGAAGAAGAGGTCATGGTGCTCAATCCCTGCATCTTCAAACCGTCTGCTGTCGTACAACTTCCTGTTTAAACGGACCACGGCTGTGACGTCATTTTGGTGAAAGTATGGAAAATACGCCTCTGGAGCATGTAGAGGATAACCTGGAACGACAATCAATATGATGTCTTAGGACCGAGTATtggttgttttaaataataacatgaGACCAGTCTGTTTAAATACTCTGAACCTGACTGATACAACAGCAGGTAACTCAATGGTGGTGGAAATATGAATTATATAACCTTTAATTAACCTTCCCTTGACATTCTCATGCTGACCTCGAATGAATTAAAATCGCTCAAGTTTTTTGAGGATCTCACAAAACCCAGGGTGGATCTGTGGAAggtcattttaaccctttgggccAACCtttatattacacacactcatatcactctgTGCATTAAATGCACTTgtcaaaatcaagtttaaaaatgattatatattaatatgattttctactttcaatggggttatttatttatttatttattgtttttttaaaaaatcagtcctaattgtaatatttattaattttcagaattttaacccttgaaatgctaggtttttgtcataatgtcGCTATGGTTTaagatcttaaaaaaagaaaccaaaaattaattattatcaaatttttaatatactacatgcaaagtctATGTTCTGCATCTGTGAtggtgcacctagtggaaatagcatgtattttctccatttgacaaatatgattaaaaataaatcatagaAAGCTTTGACATGAAATCTGACTTACCGTTCTCTATCTTACTGCGAGGGTGAGGACTGCTGAATGCCAGAATTTTCCCTGGAATGATCCAGTTCATGTCCCCGTTTTCTACtcgctgaaaacacacataagAGGGGGATGCAGTGTGTGACTGAGCTCTTCCATCCATGTGAAACATAACAAATGTTTGCCTTTGATGAAGAAGATGAGTGCACTGGATGGTCCTTTCACTTGTTCATACCGCGGTGCCAGAAACTCCTCTGTCTCTTCTAAAAGAACTGTGCTCTCTTGCTTTTTGTGTTCAGCAAAGCAAATCCAGCATATCCAATCTTGTAGCTCTTAGtgtaaaaataagttattttgaGTCTACTGCCCTAACGTGCTCCTCACTGTATTTACAAGTTATGAGTGGGAAATCAGAGAAATTTCAGTGATACCGAAGTTGCTGTGTTGTGAACTATGAAGCATGTCAGGCGAGAACACTAAGATAGATAACTCTGTCATTTTATAACAGGAGTTGCTAACTTaacatcataaatgcataaatatggcagtcaatgtttggtcaacgGCAAGAAACTTTTTCTATTAATGCATTcattaaacataacattttcatCACACTACTCTTTTATCAACtataatatggtattaatggtaactgctgtccatgtggAGTAACCtagatgaaatataaaaaatataaaaatgtaatatataatataaaaaatatataaaacatgatatatatataaaaaatataaataaactggaaacagctattaacctcttgtttaaatgctcttagcattaaaatgcagtcAATCCTctttccatgttgttcccactttaccacctcaaagcacatgaacacaacaaagtcagatGAACAACCTCCCAACTTGGAAACCTTcaacatcacatgaacgcaggATTATATGTTCCTCACCCCTGCAGCCAATGTTATGGCACTTCCCacaatttttggcatttatggTTGTTACATGCTTGGATGTTCGTTTGCCCTGCAagtttattttctaattatcCTTACTCCCTTCTTTTATCTGTAATGTGTGTGAGATGAGAGTGATTGGTATCTGTGTGCATTCACCTCATAATGTTCATATTCCTCTACATCAAAGTTTTCAAAGTCAAAGACACCGTGCTGCAAAGcctgggggagagagagaaagagacaggaaagtggagtctgcagagtttttaaaaaattgctatATAAAGACTGATGCTGTGATATAATTTCCCTCCTTGTGACCGGCTGTTGTTGTTTACCTTGCGTATTCCTTGTAAGCAGTCGAGGACAGTAAGGTTGAAGGAACACTCTCCCACTGCTGCATCTCTgcgggacacacacacacacaaaaggttTGCAAAAGCACCCACATccagatgataaaaaaatgtgagatgcctctgcaaaccagcATTTGATTAAATTACCACCttgagacacacaaacacacacacaagcacaaaaataCGCTAAGGTCAGTTAAGTTGTAGTAGTAGAGGTTGCTTTTTTATATGATGATATCgtcaaaacatgtttgcatgtattaCAACGCAatgaaaactagaattaccatcCTGGAGTTgaatgcctctgcaaaccacagcTGCGTTTACAGTTTCTATCTTCCCTCCCGGCAGCACAAaaaatctatacaatcagcCCAATTTTAAGGAGTGAACCTGAATTAAGTGTTACCAatttagtatctgaccaaatgtgtTACTGATTTCTGACGCTGAGCAATgaccaaaaaacttttttttcttttttattgcagaacattgtgatgtcacatcgaagctgacttttgaccttttggatataaaatgtcatcacttcatcatttaatCCTATtcaacatttgtgtgaaattttgttataattagTGTCTatatttttgagttatggcaaaaaagccatatttcgtgGGTTCACGGTGACCTTTGAttatcaaaatctaatcagttgattgttgagtcaAAATGGACATTTCCTCAAGACCTTTGACCACCTTTGCTTTTATGAAAATGAGATGATTGTGAGGTGACATttaccttgacatttgaccacaGAGgtgtaatcagttcattgatTAGCCCAAattaatgtttgtgccaaatttgagaagaAACTTTGTCAGGGTGTTTTTGGGATGTcccattcacaagaatgagaaagatgaggtcacagtgaccttcacgTTTTGcataccaaaatctaatcaattcatttttgagtccaagtggttgtttgtgccaaatttgaagaaattccctcaaggaaGGCGTTTCAGAGATGTTGTTTTTGCGAGATTGGGATACACGG comes from the Plectropomus leopardus isolate mb chromosome 12, YSFRI_Pleo_2.0, whole genome shotgun sequence genome and includes:
- the tmem70 gene encoding transmembrane protein 70, mitochondrial, with translation MFSVNLLRRLRPCGVSQSFCNLTASRHVAQFIDVSCVRGGQRLHAGRRSFLNNSLKVQSLCPSTRCLSTAPHSEDGNLIYTGSLGLAVRGVKFFSYSTSAASLAIMPQILLKTGIGVQSVILKAAFCGLIGFFTFLTPVLLHFVTKGYVIRLYHNPHTDTYTAITYNVLLMEKKTVFQQRQVRIPAVSKMFTTFYADRVGLLVNPDMFALPHDYNHLMGYDKPFSFSTDDVDTPDKS
- the LOC121951806 gene encoding dual specificity protein phosphatase CDC14AB-like; translation: MADEYEQSGASEFIKDRLYFATLRVKPKNTVNTHYFSIDEELIYESFYVDFGPLNLAMLYRYCCKVNKKLKSFTMSRKKLVHYTSHDQKKRANAALLIGAYAVIYLKRNPEEAYRTLISGNNTGYLPFRDAAVGECSFNLTVLDCLQGIRKALQHGVFDFENFDVEEYEHYERVENGDMNWIIPGKILAFSSPHPRSKIENGYPLHAPEAYFPYFHQNDVTAVVRLNRKLYDSRRFEDAGIEHHDLFFLDGTTPSDLIIRRFLHVCESTEGAVAVHCKAGLGRTGTLIGCYLMKHFRFTAAEAIAWIRICRPGSIIGPQQNFLEEKQHSLWVQGDVHRSKQKILQQRLSRRQQLQQQRQQQLHGADSDGGKHEAVSHLLSSMDDLSINTTLCKSYSLDENNFQEGNLTQGDKLRALKGKRPPRSASSSSRLNLSKASHCSILPPPKSSKVPLSFSSSSSSSKKLVRTSSSSTTQLKSPFSLSLFSTRPSVIH